AAATCCTCGCGGATTTTCTATTCGGTTTGTATTTGCTAAATTAGGTGCTAAAACCACGCAACTAATCTTATACAAAACCGTTGGCAACAAGCTAAAAAATGAAACTTACCTATAAAATTATATTAGGAATACTAATCTGCACATTTATTGCTCTTTACTGGTTTAGTAATATAACAGAAGGAGAATATTATAGGCGTCATAGTCCAGATGGTCAGTATAGTATTTACGCATCAAGAGACAAATATTTTGATATGAAAATTCCATTTTCAAAGTTCGGAGATGCAGGTGGAAAAATACATCTTTACGATGAATTAGAAAATAAAGTGGTTGGTTCTTCTTCTATCGATATGATTTCAAATATTAACGAGCTCTTTTGGAATGAAGAGGAGTTATATTCAAAAGGTTCTATGAAGAATATTAAACTGCCTAGAAAAATAAACACTAAAATAATAGATGAATCTTATAAATCATTTCCTGTAAAAGACTCTTGGAATCTTTTTATTCAAGGAAAACATTACAAAGTTAATGAGATATCTCATAGAAGACTGGCAGTTAGCGATGAAAACGGAAAACTTCTATTACAAAATATTGAGTATATTTCCAGAATAAACAATGGCTTTCAAGTACTAAACAAAAATACCGAAATTGAATATTATGATGCAGAATTAAATAAACTCAAAAATGCTCCAGACACAAAAACAAAATGTAATGAAGTATGTGGGAATGTTACAACCTATGGTCTTAAAATAGAAGAAACTGAAAAGTATTATACTTTAAAAAAAGCGGTTGGGTTTACAAATTATGATTTCCATAATTACGATGCTATTGATTCAGTAAACAAAGCAAAAGTGAAAGATATTTATTTTTTAAACAAAAAACGCAAATTAAAATATGATGATAATTTTCCAGAAAAAGAAGATGTTATTATAGACTTTGGAACTTATTTTGGAATTTTATCTAACCAATATGGAATAGAATATTTTGACTCAATAGACTTAAATAAAACACCTATAAAAGTGATGAGAAATAATCTATATGGATATTACAATATTACGCCAACTATATACTTGGAATTAGAACCGTTTAAATTTAATTTAGCCAAGTTTAAAAAGATAGGTCCTAGTGGAGAAAATAGGAATGGCTATGTTGATAGAGAGGGAAATACCTATTACAAATAGCCTGTTGCCAACAAAGTATAAAAATAATAAGGGTTAAGTGCCATACCCAAAGTTGGTGTATATTAACAAAGTCCGCCAAATTTACAATTTAACGGTTAAAAGAAAAATAATAGGTAAATTGTAAACTTGGCTAAGTGCTAAATCTGAAAGTAAGTACTTTTTAATCCCTTACTATTCTTATACAAACCGTTGGCAACAATAAAAAACAGCCATTACTCGGTCGGCTCAACTGCTTCTAATTCTTGTCCTGTTAATGCAAAGTATAAGTTTTGAAATTGGTGTACATAATATACCCTTCTTAAAAAATCACTAAATTGGTAAACTAAAAAACTGTCCTTATCTTTTTTAGCTTGAAAAGTGTCATTTCTATAAAAAGGAGCTTCAAATTTAAATCCAAACTTCAACAACCATTCTTTTGTTATTGGTATTCCAGAAACTTGCTCAAATCCTTCGTTTTCAAAATAATATCCTTCATGTGTATTATCAAATGTTGCATAGTAGCCGTGGTCGTTTGAGTTTACACCTTTAATTGTATCAATTTTTTTTCTTGGATGCGATACGTAATTTCCAACTCTTAATTCATTTTGTTTCATAATGTTTATTTTTTATGCCCTCCTTCGTCGGTCAGGCTGTTTTTTACATATTGCCAACACTGTATATATAAAATTGCTGGGCTTGTGTTTAATCGGTGGTCGTTGCTTGTTTTGTTACTTCTGAATTTCGTGCCGAAATTCCTCGCACACAAAACAGCAACTTTCCATATACGTTTACGTTGCCCACAATACTGGGAAACCATCTTTTCATTAAAATTCTGTAACTTTATTTGAATTTAGTACACTAATTAGTTAACTTTGTTGCGTGATAAGAAAAGTAATTGCATACGGAAAACATTTTCCCGAGTTTTATAAAGCTCAAGAAGACAATGTTAAGGAAAAAATAGGATATGTTTTGGACCTTGTTCGGCTTGAAAGACAAGTGCCGAAAAAATTCTTTAAGTATCTCGAAAATACTGACGGAATTTATGAAGTACGTGTAATTACAACTTTTAAAAGTATTCGGATTTTGTGCTTTTTCGATGATGGCAATTTAGTTGTGCTTGCAAACGCATTCGTGAAAAAAAACCCAAAAGACACCGAGAAAATAAATCAAACTCGCTTAAAAATTGAAAAAAGAATATCTCAAAGAAAAAAAATAACTGATATGAAAAATGTAACTGATTTTGAGGACATCC
Above is a window of Bizionia sp. M204 DNA encoding:
- a CDS encoding XRE family transcriptional regulator, which gives rise to MIRKVIAYGKHFPEFYKAQEDNVKEKIGYVLDLVRLERQVPKKFFKYLENTDGIYEVRVITTFKSIRILCFFDDGNLVVLANAFVKKNPKDTEKINQTRLKIEKRISQRKKITDMKNVTDFEDILIETYGKKGTQKRDKYDADSLAFRLGVMLKEARKEANLTQEELAERTGTKKSYISRIERGLSDIQVSTYYKLIELGLGKNLNIEIA